The Drosophila bipectinata strain 14024-0381.07 chromosome 2L, DbipHiC1v2, whole genome shotgun sequence genome has a segment encoding these proteins:
- the LOC108133339 gene encoding bomanin Short 3, producing the protein MKFLSVAFLLGLLALASATPLNPGNVIINGDCRVCNVHGGK; encoded by the exons ATGAAGTTCCTCTCGGTTGCCTTCCTCCTCGGCCTCTTGGCTCTGGCCAGCG CCACCCCCCTGAACCCGGGCAATGTCATCATCAATGGAGACTGCCGGGTGTGCAATGTCCATGGCGGAAAATAA
- the Lsp1gamma gene encoding larval serum protein 1 gamma chain, with the protein MKLTLVLLALVGCVAAFSVPTPQVKIADKTFLEKQKFLFEIVYRVEDPLMFEEWIKFGSKFIYDKSFYTNYDVYMEKFYESYKLGALLPKGEFFGALVKTHIKQAYGLFNFFYYAKDWETFVSNVAWARIHVNEGMFIYALTLAVIHKPEFQGLILPQIYEIFPQYFFNSKFVYEAEKFDYEVFSKLTMYEKEYKDILYKDYSKFTGNFYFYTKDWKTFQWYKMMGLDQEWYVEDKYFLRENFAEFANDPKYVDVMQGLKKFYFPVDYTRDIDFFNDQTKLSYFTEDLGWNAYWYYLNMDYAFFLDGKKFGLDKDRRGEWWIYNVQQILARYYQERLANGFGEIPEFFWYKQIEYGYDPQLIYYNGVGYSYRKNYYDFYTYGNFEMFGKIQNFFSKIYKVLETGFYKTADGQVIDLHKPEAVKFIGNYLQGNTDTYDKYFFNFYYVLSHMYFADVEYYDVDVFPNVFLNFETMMRDPFFYTFYKKFTDVFYQFKYYLGPYTQKDLFYEGVTIKDVTVSKLVTYYDIVDFDVTNLLNDKMTFVDGQFVWDKALLARQARLNHKPFQFEFTIESTKAQKGVVRVFLGPKFDEYGQVIPLNYNRKNFVQIDSFVYPFVAGVNTFKRSSNEFSWTAKDRITYTELYKYVMLASEGKYDFPLDISEPHNAFPDRLVLPKGWEQGMPMQFYYFVSPYAEEYEQFSNFDYTYASGVGSGTRYVDSKPFGYPFDRQIDEYDFFVPNGFFQDVKIYYVDSFAKYFEKKYPKFGTFDYSIEY; encoded by the exons ATGAAGCTGACCCTAGTGCTATTGGCCCTCGTGGGCTGTGTGGCCGCCTTCAGCGTGCCCACCCCCCAGGTGAAGATCGCCGACAAGACCTTCCTCGAGAAGCAGAAGTTCCTCTTCGAGATCGTCTACCGCGTCGAGGATCCCCTCATGTTCGAGGAGTGGATCAAGTTTGGCTCCAAGTTCATCTACGACAAGAGTTTCTACACG AATTACGATGTCTACATGGAGAAATTCTACGAGTCCTACAAGCTGGGCGCTCTGCTGCCCAAGGGCGAGTTCTTCGGCGCTCTGGTGAAGACCCACATTAAGCAGGCCTACGGTCTGTTCAACTTCTTCTACTACGCCAAGGACTGGGAGACCTTCGTGAGCAACGTCGCCTGGGCCCGCATCCACGTGAACGAGGGCATGTTCATCTACGCCCTGACCCTGGCCGTCATCCACAAGCCCGAGTTCCAGGGCCTGATCCTGCCCCAGATCTACGAAATCTTCCCCCAGTACTTCTTCAACAGCAAGTTCGTGTACGAGGCCGAGAAGTTCGACTATGAGGTCTTCAGCAAGCTGACCATGTACGAGAAGGAGTACAAGGACATCCTGTACAAGGACTACAGCAAGTTCACCGGCAACTTCTACTTCTACACCAAGGACTGGAAGACCTTCCAGTGGTACAAGATGATGGGTCTGGACCAGGAGTGGTACGTCGAGGACAAGTACTTCCTGCGCGAGAACTTTGCCGAGTTCGCCAACGATCCCAAATACGTCGATGTGATGCAAGGCCTGAAGAAGTTCTACTTCCCCGTTGACTACACCCGTGACATTGACTTCTTCAACGATCAGACCAAACTGAGCTACTTCACCGAGGATCTCGGCTGGAACGCCTACTGGTACTACCTCAACATGGACTACGCCTTCTTCCTTGACGGCAAGAAGTTCGGTTTGGACAAGGACCGCCGCGGCGAGTGGTGGATCTACAACGTCCAGCAGATCCTGGCCCGTTACTACCAGGAGCGTCTGGCCAACGGCTTCGGCGAGATCCCCGAGTTCTTCTGGTACAAACAGATCGAATACGGCTACGATCCTCAGCTGATCTACTACAACGGCGTCGGCTACAGCTACCGCAAGAACTACTACGACTTCTACACCTACGGCAACTTCGAAATGTTCGGCAAGATCCAGAACTTCTTCAGCAAGATCTACAAGGTCCTCGAGACCGGATTCTACAAGACCGCCGACGGTCAGGTGATCGACCTCCACAAACCCGAAGCCGTCAAGTTCATTGGCAACTACCTCCAGGGCAACACCGACACCTACGACAAGTACTTCTTCAACTTCTACTATGTGCTCTCGCACATGTACTTCGCCGATGTGGAATACTACGATGTGGATGTGTTCCCCAACGTGTTCCTCAACTTCGAGACCATGATGCGCGATCCCTTCTTCTACACCTTCTACAAGAAGTTCACCGACGTGTTCTACCAGTTCAAGTACTACCTGGGCCCCTACACCCAGAAGGATCTCTTCTACGAGGGCGTGACCATCAAGGATGTGACCGTCAGCAAGCTGGTGACCTACTACGACATCGTTGACTTTGATGTGACCAACCTGCTCAACGACAAGATGACCTTCGTCGACGGCCAGTTCGTGTGGGACAAGGCTCTCCTGGCCCGTCAGGCCCGCCTCAACCACAAACCCTTCCAGTTCGAGTTCACCATCGAGTCCACCAAGGCCCAAAAGGGTGTTGTCCGCGTCTTCCTGGGCCCCAAGTTCGACGAGTACGGCCAGGTCATCCCCCTGAACTACAACCGCAAGAACTTCGTCCAGATCGACAGCTTCGTCTACCCATTCGTTGCCGGAGTCAACACCTTCAAGCGCAGCTCCAACGAGTTCTCGTGGACCGCCAAGGACAGGATCACCTACACCGAACTGTACAAGTACGTGATGCTGGCCAGCGAGGGCAAGTACGACTTCCCCCTGGACATCAGCGAGCCCCACAACGCCTTCCCCGACCGCCTCGTCCTGCCCAAGGGCTGGGAACAGGGTATGCCCATGCAGTTCTACTACTTCGTCTCGCCCTATGCCGAGGAGTACGAGCAGTTCTCCAACTTCGACTACACCTACGCCTCTGGAGTCGGCTCCGGCACCCGCTATGTCGACAGCAAGCCCTTCGGCTACCCCTTCGACCGCCAGATCGACGAATACGACTTCTTCGTGCCCAACGGCTTCTTCCAGGACGTCAAGATCTACTACGTCGACAGCTTCGCCAAGTACTTCGAGAAGAAGTACCCCAAGTTCGGCACCTTCGACTATTCCATCGAATACTAG